In Capsicum annuum cultivar UCD-10X-F1 chromosome 8, UCD10Xv1.1, whole genome shotgun sequence, the genomic window aaaagttttcagTTAAGAATGGCTTAGAAGTCAGGATAGTGGGAAGCTTCTTGGCCCTGGAAGATGACATGGACGACAAAAGCTCCTGTTAAGGTAGCTTACTATCTATGTCCAAAAACTCAGGAATCTGTTGAGCACCCTTTTTCTCCGGTACATATTTGCCAGACAAAGTTGGGATCTTTTTCTAAGTATTAGAGGTATACTTGTGTGATGCCTTGTAATGTAAAGGGAGGTTAATGGGAAGTTGCTAGTAGCAGGTGGTTCCTTTAGAGTTAAAGCAGGTATGCAGGACTGTTCCATCATTGTGCATTTTCTGAAGGGCAAAGAAGTCTTATTTCTAGAACTAAACTTGATGCTTACAAAATTTGTACTTGTGATGTAAAAGAGTCTACTAGTGAGTCCAGTGTCAAAAAAAGAGTCTACTTGGCGAGTCTAAATCAGTATATGGATTTCTTACATCTGTTAGGAAGGAGAGTGTAATCAGCTGCCTGTTCTGAGCTTTGCTTTTGTGCCCTTTTCTTGGCATGTTCTAAGTATGTCTCTTCTGTGGTATAAATCTTGATTTCTACTCTTGAATATCACAAACTTGCTGTTGGGATTCTGATTAATCTGGATGGATTTAGGGTGATGCAGCTTGCCACTCTTACTTATTTGTAGCTTGCTTAGTTTACTGTTTCCTCCCTTGATCTTGGATGATGAATTTTTGATAACATCCAGTCTAGCCCACTTTCATTAAAATTGACGGGCTTCAATGTGAATCAAGAAGAACTTATGATGAAAGAAAAACATAAGAACGAGCCCGAGAATTATGGAGAAGCATTGGCGAAGTGCTGTACATGTTTCACGATTCAAGTCCAAGTCCAAACGGAAGAAGATTGGGCCATATGAGATTTGATTAAATTTGagaactttttcttattttttagggatttatttttgatattattttcctagtttaaagtttcctaaatttatttattttcataaaagtagaattcgaatcccatgctatttgggataagattttatgaattttgttattttcaatcagataatattattattaattaagagTTTTTCGtatttacacctttgtgtgtggctacttgggatttatcttgcaaCCTTATAAAAACGATTCTTTAGAAGttaagattaattcttaacttgatatctttggtttctattaaagttaattaaagaaggtgattagtcttatactaattgttgtctttaattttttcaatatatcttgtctttaatcttagtatttttcgtttccacattattttcttatttattaatgtAACCTGATTCTTATCAATTTTGATAATGGCAGATGTTGTGTTTTAAATTCTTATTGGTAAAGCTAGTGAATTAGTTGGATTAATATCAACCACATTGTACCAAGAATCTTAAATTTATCTTGAACCCACATGAGCAACACACTTTTAAGCTTTCGTTGCTGTAGTCGAACTGACTACACATGTTAAAATTCTTCATAACATTCAATAAGCATTCTCAATAAAAGAGATTGTACGTACCAATTGGAGCCGAGTTCTTGGAATTGTAATAATTTAGCAACAAAATCTTGTTTGTACTCAATTTAACTAGGTACTGGGTTGTTCTTTGTGGGCTTCTGCTTAGCCCAATTAAAGGCATCATACTGGGCTCCCACATGTGCCCAACATTTTCGAAGTTACTGCCCACCATAACATCAGCCGTAGCCCAAAAAAACTTCGGCGCTACTTCTTCACTTTGCTTCTCTACTTGCACCATTGGTGGCTAAATCCCCAACCAAAAGAATATCAAAACCAGTATTTTAAAAGGCAAAGCTCGCCCCGGGAAAAGGTGTATCTCTGAGGTATTGTAGAGAAGCAAAAGTATCGAACGGAAAACACTCCAAAATTTGAGGCATTCGCCTAAGCATTGGGGCTTTAGCCTAAAATGAGGAGTAAGCCtataaattttacaaaataaaatgattctttcctatttaaatctctaatttaaatttaataccAAAATATACGATtggtaaatatttaaatattcaaattaaaagtaaaagaaataattaaaagttatatttttaaatatatttgtcGATGGATGTCGACATGATTCTACTCAAGAAGAAGTAGCGATTTGctgttgaagtaaaagaaaaaaaaaacaaaagatgtAACAATAACATGAGTGGTTTGCTGAACTTTACAAATTGATCCAAAATGAACATGGGGTATCTCACGTGTTAATTTGGGTATTTCTatattattgtttgtttgttttttggattCAAAGACGTATTATTTAGAACAACCACAGAATAAGCATATACTCATATATCCCAAAGCCAATATATACTATAAATAACAAATAAGTACAAGTTTGTCTTTAATATCGTTAACCGTTACGAATGAATGGAAAGACCGCAAATTATGCTTATCCTTAAGCAATTCCCATTAAACTCTTCCTAAACCTTAGTGCATGCCATTTCCCCCTCCTAATTTACAATATTAATAAAGCCATTAATTTTGTCATTAACCTTTAAAAGCAAGCACAAGCATCATCAACTCTTCTCTTTCTTGTTCATCCCACACATTTTTTAACGGCTTGCCAAGGCGGTCGATTTTGTAAAACCGCCATGGCAGCCTATTCTATTGTTCATTAGTAGTCTTCGTCAGAAATCTGATTATCCTGATCGATCGAATAATCTAATCTgcattatcattgttattgttgCTGTGAAAATTAACTTTTCTCTCGTTGCtcgtttattattattgttgttcggGAGTTCTCTTGACATACATACATACGTGTGACAGATCGAGTCAAATCTTGATCTGAATAAATATTCGACATTATATTATGGAGGATGTTATACATACCGATCACACGAACCAAGAGGAGAAACATCTGACATCATCATCGTCGAGTGATTTATCAGATCAATGCGACGAATTACAACGTTTAGAGGACGCACCGCCCTTTTGGAGGAACCCTAATAAAAGGTTATCGAAGCAACTTTCGCTGTGTGAGATTCCACGTGACATTGCGTGGGAAAAACGACGCCGTCAATTTCTCCATCAAGAGAGGAAAAAGAATGTTATtgggaataataataatagtacctCTCAAGAGCTTGAAGATTTAACAGATGAAGATTTGAATGAGCTTAAAGGTTGCATAGAATTAGGATTTGGATTCAATGAAGAAGAAGGGCAGAGGTTATGTAACACGTTACCCGCGCTTGATCTTTATTTCGCAGTGAATCGGCAGTATTTAACGAGCCCAATATCTTCACCTGGTAGCAAAGGCTCAGTGTCATCTCCAGCTTCCTTGAATTCCCTTGGGGGAAGGTCATCATCGTTTGGGAGTCCTAGGAGTGATcatgttgatgcagcatggaagaTTTGTAGcccaggtatatatatatattcttttgttTAGACCTAAAACCAGTTAATTAATACTACTTATAATCATGAAATGGACGTCAAAGTTTCCTTTGATATCATGATAAATTATGTAATTATTTCATCTTTAGAAAAACGTAACGTGTGGTGTATGCATTAGCTTTTTTCATGCATAACTAGATTTAGGTCGTGCTTCTACTTAATGAAGTTGAGCGTTGAGGTTATACTTAACGCAGAGGCGGCGAGGGCGGGCCAATAGCTACATTTTTTGTGCTCCTACACTCATTAAATTCGAGATGGGATatgattatataaaaaatatataaaatctgaTATAAATCTAGCTAGAAAAGCACCCAGTAAGTCAAAAAGATAGTTGTGGGCTTTAATTAGTTTCGAGACAGAACCTACGTCAATATGTGTGATCGATTGAACCTTCCGTGCACCCACGACTCCTAAATTCTGGCGGACCTAGGTACAAATATTTGGTGCTCCAGTATCCATGAAACCTGATGCAAATTAGGTATAAGAAATGCTTAAAAATTGGTATAGGATGGATATAGAAGCAGCCTTGGAATTAAATCAAGAAGAAAGTTGGGCGCTTTGATttccaaacgacccctaaaagcTTTCGGTGTCAATATGCGTGCTCGAGCCTCGTCGAACACCTGCTCGATCCCTAAATCCCGACTCCGCCACTAATTATAATTATAGTATAATTAATCCGTGATATAATTGGTGTAATTTgttgatattattaaatattgtgCAGGTGATGATCCTCAACAAGTTAAGACAAAGTTGAGGCATTGGGCGCAGGCAGTGGCTTGTTCCGTCAAGCAGTCTTATTGAAGGGTGATTGATGATATATTCTTTTGTTCTCGAAACGAAAACACCAAGGTTTTGACTATGTTTTCTACACAAAAATATTGATCTTCCGTTCATCGTATCGATCAATTCATACCTCA contains:
- the LOC107839409 gene encoding uncharacterized protein LOC107839409 — its product is MEDVIHTDHTNQEEKHLTSSSSSDLSDQCDELQRLEDAPPFWRNPNKRLSKQLSLCEIPRDIAWEKRRRQFLHQERKKNVIGNNNNSTSQELEDLTDEDLNELKGCIELGFGFNEEEGQRLCNTLPALDLYFAVNRQYLTSPISSPGSKGSVSSPASLNSLGGRSSSFGSPRSDHVDAAWKICSPGDDPQQVKTKLRHWAQAVACSVKQSY